The following are from one region of the Halorussus rarus genome:
- a CDS encoding outer membrane protein assembly factor BamB family protein translates to MPADIDPENEEIEPEERPHYIDTGPEARGEDEHVRYNIQEAAATEYRFAGRIAGWEARAPSRLEGQVNPTLELEAGQTYSVVWENVDGAPHDFVIQDADGNRIVGTEVYASQGETVTLSFQATEEMSRYICTVHPNSMVGDVQIAGEGPSPGGQQEPIQQPPGPGAAEGDVPELSVTTNMLREDRDRRDSWLSYDKGLGQRGYTPADRLDADNVASLEQKYTIPTDSAGMETNPVIVPSDPPVMYYTTSNLSIVAANARNGKKYWQFKYALPEDAVGQTGRNRGVAVWKDKVFFATTDSYLVALDRYTGEKEWETLMLTERQQQEMDRPERMSISQAPIAYDGRILVGMSGDFGGWCVASSVDAESGDVQWTVNMAPEDAWVGDSWRFASNAPWMNPSVDPETNTVFYSVGNPCPMMNGIVRPGPNKYSNSIVAVDIDSGEINWASQQIPHELWDYDSHATPTVFDLEVDGETRRAVSTDQKAGWTYVYDAETGRLLERTAPWTKQDHEWADHFLALPPRGEENAGTCWPGTIGATEWPPCAYDPDTGMRYVAAVEAAQRVSYDPDWEYETQGDITLAEGGSRLASEDTTHNAYVQAVDPASGDLAWRTELPDVNPEWSHWRIWPGGTTATGGGVLFVPSSGGHVYALDTETGERIWSAETDADRITPAPVVWDDPTEGTQYVAVAADDEITVWSSGGFEE, encoded by the coding sequence ATGCCCGCCGATATCGACCCCGAGAACGAGGAGATCGAACCGGAGGAGCGACCGCACTACATCGACACCGGCCCCGAGGCCCGCGGTGAGGACGAGCACGTCCGGTACAACATCCAGGAGGCCGCGGCCACCGAGTACCGGTTCGCCGGGCGGATCGCCGGCTGGGAGGCGCGCGCCCCGTCGCGACTCGAGGGCCAGGTGAACCCGACGCTCGAGCTGGAGGCCGGCCAGACGTACAGCGTGGTCTGGGAGAACGTCGACGGTGCGCCCCACGACTTCGTCATCCAGGACGCCGACGGGAACCGGATCGTGGGGACCGAGGTGTACGCCTCGCAGGGCGAGACGGTGACGCTGTCGTTCCAGGCCACCGAGGAGATGTCCCGGTACATCTGCACCGTCCATCCCAACTCGATGGTCGGAGACGTCCAGATCGCGGGCGAAGGGCCGAGTCCCGGCGGCCAGCAGGAACCGATCCAGCAGCCGCCCGGCCCCGGAGCCGCGGAGGGCGACGTCCCCGAGCTCTCGGTGACGACTAACATGCTCCGCGAGGACCGCGACCGCCGCGACTCGTGGCTCAGCTACGACAAGGGGCTGGGTCAGCGGGGGTACACGCCCGCCGACCGGCTCGACGCCGACAACGTCGCGAGCCTCGAGCAGAAGTACACCATCCCGACCGACAGCGCGGGGATGGAGACGAACCCGGTGATCGTCCCCTCGGACCCGCCGGTGATGTACTACACGACGAGCAACCTCTCCATCGTCGCGGCCAACGCCAGGAACGGCAAGAAGTACTGGCAGTTCAAGTACGCGCTGCCGGAGGACGCGGTGGGCCAGACCGGCCGCAACCGGGGCGTGGCGGTGTGGAAGGACAAGGTGTTCTTCGCCACGACCGATTCGTACCTGGTGGCGCTCGACCGCTACACCGGCGAGAAGGAGTGGGAGACCCTGATGCTCACCGAGCGCCAGCAGCAGGAGATGGACCGGCCCGAGCGGATGTCCATCAGCCAGGCGCCCATCGCCTACGACGGCCGGATACTCGTCGGCATGTCCGGCGACTTCGGCGGCTGGTGCGTCGCCTCCTCGGTCGACGCCGAGTCGGGCGACGTCCAGTGGACGGTCAACATGGCACCGGAGGACGCCTGGGTCGGGGACAGCTGGCGGTTCGCGAGCAACGCCCCGTGGATGAACCCCTCGGTCGACCCCGAGACGAACACGGTGTTCTACTCGGTGGGCAACCCCTGTCCGATGATGAACGGCATCGTCCGGCCGGGCCCGAACAAGTACTCGAACTCCATCGTCGCGGTCGACATCGACTCGGGCGAGATCAACTGGGCGAGCCAGCAGATACCCCACGAACTGTGGGACTACGACAGCCACGCCACCCCGACCGTCTTCGACCTCGAGGTCGACGGCGAGACCCGCCGCGCGGTCTCGACCGACCAGAAGGCCGGCTGGACCTACGTCTACGACGCCGAGACCGGCCGGCTGCTCGAGCGCACCGCGCCGTGGACCAAGCAGGACCACGAGTGGGCCGACCACTTCCTGGCGCTCCCGCCGCGGGGCGAGGAGAACGCCGGGACCTGCTGGCCCGGCACCATCGGCGCGACCGAGTGGCCGCCGTGCGCCTACGATCCCGACACCGGCATGCGGTACGTCGCCGCGGTCGAGGCGGCCCAGCGGGTCTCCTACGACCCCGACTGGGAGTACGAGACCCAGGGCGACATCACCCTCGCCGAGGGCGGGTCGCGGCTCGCCTCGGAGGACACCACCCACAACGCGTACGTCCAGGCGGTCGACCCCGCGAGCGGCGACCTCGCGTGGCGGACCGAGCTCCCGGACGTCAACCCCGAGTGGTCACACTGGCGCATCTGGCCCGGCGGCACGACCGCCACCGGGGGCGGCGTCCTGTTCGTCCCCTCGTCGGGCGGCCACGTCTACGCGCTCGACACCGAGACCGGCGAGCGCATCTGGAGCGCCGAGACCGACGCCGACCGCATCACCCCGGCGCCGGTGGTGTGGGACGACCCCACCGAGGGGACCCAGTACGTGGCGGTCGCGGCCGACGACGAGATAACCGTCTGGTCGTCCGGCGGCTTCGAAGAGTAA